The Oscillatoria salina IIICB1 genome contains the following window.
ATCGTTGTTTAGATATGGAAATGACCCAATACAACCTTATATAGGTAAAATATTAAGGCTTATACTACAGTCTTGTCAAGCCCTAATTTTCCGTCGCCTTATTGACTTTATTTTTCAATAAGCAAGAAATTTTTAGTATAGAGTGATACAAATATCATTGGTGTATTAATTTTAGCCACTTTTAAGTTACAAAGATAATACAAAATCCAGAGATTGTCTAAATTTTCCCTCCGACCGTATCAATTAACAGTACAATTTTTGTGGATTGTTGATAGCTCATTTTTAATGAATAACAGGTAACTAGAATGACTCGTTTTTATCGGCTAATGGGGCAAGAAAAACTTTCGCCTCCAGAAGCTTTGCGAGAAGCACAATTGGAGATGCAAAAGAAAACCCAATGGACGGAGCCTTTCTCTTGGGCAGCATTTACTTGGCAAGGGTAGTGGGAGGCAATGAATAAACAATATTTAATGATACCAGACCAATTTCTTTTAAGAGTTAGAGTATTTTATCGGTACTTTCGTGTAGCTCAACTTGATTATTGCTAGAGCAAGATGATTAC
Protein-coding sequences here:
- a CDS encoding CHAT domain-containing protein, translated to MTRFYRLMGQEKLSPPEALREAQLEMQKKTQWTEPFSWAAFTWQG